In Synechococcus sp. UW69, a single genomic region encodes these proteins:
- a CDS encoding DUF3104 domain-containing protein yields MSVDHSILTVKADAPFLYVCPGHFVIVGGDHIEQGDWWMGQVIFCEGSARHPKIPSLFQVADVDTGAIKWINADEVTDVIWSMDGWPTSTPIYEKHKG; encoded by the coding sequence ATGTCCGTTGATCACAGCATCCTCACCGTCAAAGCTGACGCCCCGTTCCTTTATGTCTGCCCTGGGCACTTCGTGATCGTTGGTGGTGACCACATCGAACAGGGTGATTGGTGGATGGGCCAGGTGATTTTTTGCGAGGGAAGTGCTCGTCACCCCAAGATCCCGTCCCTGTTCCAAGTGGCTGATGTCGATACAGGAGCGATCAAGTGGATTAATGCCGACGAGGTGACGGATGTGATTTGGTCAATGGATGGATGGCCTACCAGCACCCCCATTTACGAAAAGCACAAGGGATGA